Proteins encoded by one window of Micromonospora coxensis:
- a CDS encoding SigB/SigF/SigG family RNA polymerase sigma factor: protein MPAEHPERSALRDKVIEAWLPLANHLAARYSGRGEPNGDLAQTAALGLIKAVDRFDASRGVDFAGFAIPTILGEIKRHFRDRTWNIRVPRRLQELRLRITEANGTLTQTLHRAPTVADIAAHLEITEEEVLEGLEGARAYNAVSLSTPIGDGESATELGDTLGAEDNEYELAELRVALGPALATLDEREQKILTLRFYGNLTQSEIAAQVGVSQMHVSRLLARALVKLRGQLVDTH, encoded by the coding sequence ATGCCGGCCGAGCACCCCGAGCGGTCCGCGCTGCGCGACAAGGTGATCGAGGCGTGGCTTCCGCTGGCCAACCACCTCGCCGCCCGCTACAGCGGCCGCGGCGAGCCCAACGGCGACCTCGCCCAGACCGCGGCGCTCGGCCTGATCAAGGCGGTGGACCGGTTCGACGCCTCCCGGGGCGTCGACTTCGCGGGCTTCGCCATCCCCACCATCCTCGGCGAGATCAAGCGGCACTTCCGCGACCGCACCTGGAACATCCGGGTCCCGCGTCGCCTGCAGGAGCTGCGGCTGCGCATCACCGAGGCCAACGGCACCCTCACCCAGACGCTGCACCGGGCTCCCACGGTCGCCGACATCGCGGCCCACCTCGAGATCACCGAGGAAGAGGTCCTGGAGGGCCTGGAGGGCGCCCGCGCCTACAACGCCGTGTCGCTGTCCACCCCGATCGGCGACGGCGAGAGCGCCACCGAGCTGGGTGACACCCTCGGCGCCGAGGACAACGAGTACGAGCTGGCCGAGCTGCGGGTCGCCCTCGGCCCCGCCCTGGCCACCCTCGACGAGCGGGAGCAGAAGATCCTCACCCTCCGCTTCTACGGCAACCTGACCCAGAGCGAGATCGCCGCCCAGGTCGGCGTCTCCCAGATGCACGTCTCGCGGCTGCTCGCCCGCGCGCTGGTCAAGCTGCGCGGCCAGCTGGTCGACACCCACTGA
- a CDS encoding HAMP domain-containing protein, protein MLDKTAETRLHGTGATASPVADPGLRQLLAGLTAVRDGDFGTRLPADADGLLGEIATVFNGMVDQLSLFTSEVTRVAREVGTEGQLGGQAEVPGVSGTWKDLTDSVNAMAGNLTDQVRDIAEVATAVARGDLSQKITVDVRGEILELKVTINTMVDQLSSFADEVTRVAREVGSEGRLGGQAEVPGVAGTWRDLTDSVNFMAGNLTSQVRNIAQVTTAVAQGDLSQKITVDARGEILELKSTINTMVDQLSSFAAEVTRVAREVGTDGRLGGQAQVSGVAGTWRDLTDSVNSMAVNLTDQVRSIAQVATAVARGDLSQKITVTAHGEILELKNTINTMVDQLSSFADEVTRVAREVGTEGRLGGQADVKGVSGTWKDLTESVNVMADNLTAQVRSIAEVTTAVAKGDLTQKIRVDARGEILALKETINTMVDQLSAFADEVTRVAREVGTEGRLGGQARVSNVGGTWKDLTDNVNEMANNLTNQVRSIALVATAVAQGDLSRQITVEAKGEVAVLAQTINTMVGTLGAFADEVTRVAREVGTEGRLGGQARVPNVAGTWKDLTDNVNSMANNLTGQVRNIAQVTTAVAQGDLTRKIDVDARGEILELKTTINTMVDQLSSFAAEVTRVAREVGSEGRLGGQAEVEGVSGTWKRLTENVNELAGNLTRQVRAIAEVTSAVATGDLTRSITVEAPGEVGELKDNINSMVESLRETTRTNEEQDWLKTNLARISGLMQGHRDLEVVAGLVMNELAPLVSAQLGTFLLVDDTGGGSALRVIGGYGHDATRRRYVLGDSLVGQAALSKRAIVVDAVPADYVTVSSSLGAAVPLHLVVLPVLFEDQVLGVIELASMSRFTEIQRDFLDQLTETIGVNVNTIVANARTDVLLTESQRLAAELQARSEELQARSEELQRSNAELEDKAALLVRQNHDIETKNSEIEQARQELEARAQQLALASKYKSEFLANMSHELRTPLNSLLILAQLLAQNPNRNLTAKQVEYATVIHSAGTDLLQLINDILDLSKVEAGKMDINPETFDLSELRNYVDATFRPLTTPRGLELDIVTGPDVPTQLHTDEQRLRQVLRNLVSNAVKFTETGRVQLRIERARPEELPDTMPERDQVIAFRVVDTGIGIAEQHLTAIFDAFQQADGTTSRRYGGTGLGLSISREIAHLLGGRITAQSVLGQGSTFTLYLPARSSATAVASDHPGALPAVRPQATPEVVEHWRTEQLRRVLVLEHDDMGLLTLLARGVALGMTDLPVEVSTVTGAAPALEALAAQRHHLLVVHLDMPDDSGSALLRALHEQRGERAVPVLAYHGSPLGAGQEALLQALAEDRPLEILRSLDDLRERIALHLSADAPERVVPFTPAGPDVPASGDPFSVALAGRKVLVVDDDARNVFALTNILELHGIDVVYAENGRKGVETLMRHDDIDLVLMDVMMPEMDGYAATAAIRAMPRYADLPIIAVTAKAMHGDREKSISSGASDYVTKPVDADDLLHCIHRWLNA, encoded by the coding sequence GTGCTCGACAAGACGGCGGAGACGCGACTGCACGGGACCGGCGCCACGGCCTCCCCGGTGGCCGACCCCGGCCTGCGGCAGCTGCTCGCGGGCCTGACCGCGGTCCGCGACGGTGACTTCGGCACCCGGCTGCCGGCCGACGCCGACGGCCTGCTCGGGGAGATCGCCACCGTCTTCAACGGCATGGTCGACCAGCTCTCGCTGTTCACCTCCGAGGTGACCCGCGTCGCCCGGGAGGTCGGCACCGAGGGTCAGCTGGGCGGTCAGGCCGAGGTGCCCGGGGTCTCCGGCACCTGGAAGGACCTCACCGACTCGGTGAACGCGATGGCCGGCAACCTCACCGACCAGGTGCGCGACATCGCCGAGGTGGCCACGGCGGTGGCCCGGGGCGACCTGTCGCAGAAGATCACCGTGGACGTGCGGGGCGAGATCCTGGAACTCAAGGTCACCATCAACACGATGGTGGACCAGCTCTCGTCGTTCGCCGACGAGGTGACCCGGGTGGCCCGGGAGGTGGGCAGCGAGGGCCGCCTCGGCGGTCAGGCCGAGGTGCCCGGCGTCGCCGGCACCTGGCGCGACCTCACCGACTCGGTGAACTTCATGGCCGGCAACCTCACCAGCCAGGTGCGCAACATCGCCCAGGTGACCACCGCCGTCGCCCAGGGCGACCTGTCGCAGAAGATCACCGTCGACGCGCGCGGCGAGATCCTGGAGCTCAAGAGCACCATCAACACGATGGTGGACCAGCTGTCCAGCTTCGCCGCGGAGGTGACCCGGGTCGCCCGGGAGGTCGGCACCGACGGGCGGCTCGGCGGTCAGGCGCAGGTCAGCGGGGTCGCCGGCACCTGGCGTGACCTCACCGACTCGGTCAACTCGATGGCGGTCAACCTGACCGACCAGGTCCGCAGCATCGCCCAGGTGGCCACGGCGGTGGCCCGGGGCGACCTGTCGCAGAAGATCACCGTCACCGCGCACGGGGAGATCCTGGAGCTGAAGAACACCATCAACACGATGGTGGACCAGCTCTCGTCGTTCGCCGACGAGGTGACCCGGGTGGCCCGTGAGGTGGGCACCGAGGGTCGTCTCGGCGGCCAGGCCGACGTGAAGGGCGTCTCCGGCACCTGGAAGGACCTCACCGAGTCGGTGAACGTCATGGCCGACAACCTCACCGCCCAGGTACGCAGCATCGCCGAGGTGACCACCGCGGTGGCCAAGGGCGACCTGACCCAGAAGATCCGGGTCGACGCGCGCGGCGAGATCCTGGCCCTGAAGGAGACCATCAACACGATGGTCGACCAGCTCTCCGCGTTCGCCGACGAGGTGACCCGGGTGGCCCGGGAGGTGGGCACCGAGGGCCGACTCGGCGGCCAGGCCCGGGTGTCCAACGTGGGCGGCACCTGGAAGGACCTGACCGACAACGTCAACGAGATGGCCAACAACCTCACCAACCAGGTCCGCTCGATCGCCCTGGTCGCCACCGCCGTGGCCCAGGGCGACCTGAGCCGGCAGATCACCGTGGAGGCCAAGGGCGAGGTCGCCGTCCTCGCCCAGACCATCAACACGATGGTCGGCACCCTCGGCGCGTTCGCCGACGAGGTGACCCGGGTGGCCCGGGAGGTGGGCACCGAGGGCCGACTCGGCGGCCAGGCCCGGGTGCCGAACGTGGCCGGCACCTGGAAGGACCTGACCGACAACGTCAACTCGATGGCGAACAACCTCACCGGTCAGGTGCGCAACATCGCCCAGGTCACGACGGCGGTGGCCCAGGGCGACCTGACCAGGAAGATCGACGTGGACGCACGCGGCGAGATCCTGGAGCTCAAGACCACCATCAACACGATGGTGGACCAGCTCTCCAGCTTCGCCGCCGAGGTCACCCGGGTGGCCCGTGAGGTGGGCAGCGAGGGCCGCCTCGGCGGTCAGGCCGAGGTCGAGGGCGTCTCCGGCACCTGGAAGCGGCTCACCGAGAACGTCAACGAACTCGCCGGCAACCTGACCCGGCAGGTGCGCGCCATCGCCGAGGTGACCAGCGCGGTGGCCACCGGCGACCTGACCCGCTCCATCACCGTGGAGGCCCCCGGCGAGGTCGGCGAACTCAAGGACAACATCAACTCCATGGTGGAGTCGCTGCGCGAGACCACCCGTACCAATGAGGAACAGGACTGGCTCAAGACCAACCTGGCCCGGATCTCCGGGCTCATGCAGGGCCACCGGGACCTCGAGGTGGTCGCCGGTCTGGTGATGAACGAGCTGGCCCCGCTGGTGTCCGCGCAGCTCGGCACGTTCCTGCTGGTCGACGACACCGGCGGTGGCAGCGCCCTGCGGGTGATCGGCGGCTACGGCCACGACGCCACCCGCCGCCGGTACGTCCTCGGCGACTCCCTGGTCGGGCAGGCGGCGCTCAGCAAGCGGGCGATCGTCGTCGACGCGGTGCCGGCCGACTACGTCACCGTCTCCTCCAGCCTCGGCGCCGCCGTCCCGCTGCACCTGGTGGTGCTGCCCGTCCTCTTCGAGGACCAGGTGCTCGGCGTCATCGAGCTGGCCAGCATGAGCCGCTTCACCGAGATCCAGCGCGACTTCCTCGACCAGCTCACCGAGACCATCGGCGTCAACGTCAACACCATCGTCGCCAACGCCCGCACCGACGTCCTGCTCACCGAGTCCCAGCGCCTCGCGGCCGAGTTGCAGGCCCGGTCCGAGGAGTTGCAGGCCCGCTCGGAGGAGCTGCAGCGCTCCAACGCCGAGCTGGAGGACAAGGCGGCGCTGCTGGTCCGGCAGAACCACGACATCGAGACCAAGAACTCCGAGATCGAGCAGGCCCGCCAGGAGCTGGAGGCCCGGGCGCAGCAGCTCGCCCTGGCCTCGAAGTACAAGTCGGAGTTCCTGGCGAACATGAGCCACGAGCTGCGTACCCCGCTGAACTCCCTGCTCATCCTGGCCCAGCTGCTGGCCCAGAACCCGAACCGGAACCTGACCGCCAAGCAGGTGGAGTACGCCACCGTCATCCACTCGGCCGGCACGGACCTGCTCCAGCTCATCAACGACATCCTCGACCTGTCCAAGGTCGAGGCCGGCAAGATGGACATCAACCCGGAGACGTTCGACCTGTCGGAGCTGCGCAACTACGTCGACGCCACCTTCCGTCCGCTGACCACGCCGCGCGGCCTGGAGCTGGACATCGTCACCGGTCCCGACGTGCCCACCCAGCTGCACACCGACGAGCAGCGGTTGCGCCAGGTGTTGCGCAACCTGGTCTCCAACGCGGTCAAGTTCACCGAGACGGGACGGGTGCAGCTGCGCATCGAACGTGCCCGCCCCGAGGAACTGCCGGACACCATGCCCGAGCGGGACCAGGTGATCGCCTTCCGGGTCGTCGACACCGGCATCGGCATCGCCGAGCAGCACCTCACCGCGATCTTCGACGCCTTCCAGCAGGCCGACGGCACCACCAGCCGCCGCTACGGCGGCACCGGCCTGGGCCTGTCCATCAGCCGGGAGATCGCCCACCTGCTCGGCGGCCGGATCACCGCGCAGAGCGTGCTCGGGCAGGGCAGCACCTTCACCCTGTACCTGCCGGCCCGCAGCAGCGCCACCGCCGTGGCCTCCGACCACCCCGGCGCGCTCCCGGCCGTACGCCCGCAGGCCACGCCGGAGGTCGTGGAGCACTGGCGTACGGAGCAGCTGCGGCGGGTGCTGGTGCTGGAGCACGACGACATGGGCCTGCTCACCCTGCTGGCCCGGGGCGTCGCCCTCGGCATGACCGACCTGCCGGTCGAGGTGTCGACCGTGACCGGCGCGGCGCCGGCCCTGGAGGCGCTGGCCGCGCAGCGGCACCACCTGCTCGTCGTGCACCTGGACATGCCCGACGACAGTGGCAGCGCCCTGCTGCGGGCGCTGCACGAGCAGCGGGGCGAGCGGGCCGTGCCGGTGCTGGCGTACCACGGCAGCCCGCTCGGCGCCGGTCAGGAGGCGCTGTTGCAGGCGCTGGCCGAGGACCGGCCGCTGGAGATCCTGCGCAGCCTGGACGACCTGCGCGAACGCATCGCCCTGCACCTGTCCGCCGACGCCCCGGAGCGGGTGGTGCCGTTCACCCCGGCCGGCCCCGACGTCCCGGCGTCGGGCGACCCGTTCTCCGTCGCGCTGGCCGGGCGCAAGGTCCTCGTCGTCGACGACGACGCGCGCAACGTGTTCGCCCTGACCAATATCCTGGAGCTGCACGGCATCGACGTCGTCTACGCCGAGAACGGCCGTAAGGGCGTCGAGACGCTGATGCGCCACGACGACATCGACCTGGTGCTGATGGACGTGATGATGCCCGAGATGGACGGCTACGCGGCCACCGCCGCGATCCGCGCCATGCCCCGCTACGCCGACCTGCCGATCATCGCGGTGACCGCCAAGGCGATGCACGGCGACCGGGAGAAGAGCATCTCCTCCGGGGCCAGCGACTACGTGACCAAGCCGGTGGACGCCGACGACCTGCTGCACTGCATCCACCGCTGGCTCAACGCCTGA
- a CDS encoding response regulator, whose amino-acid sequence MSRPVRLLLADDHPVVRSGLRALLSTEPDLTVVAEAATAQEAVAVCAREPVDVVLMDLQFGSGMQGPEATAAIVARPDAPRVLVLTTYDTEADILAAVEAGATGYLLKDAPPEELTAAVRAAAAGRSALAPAVAHRLIDRVRSPGIALTPRESEVLRLVADGLSNQQISRRLHLSQATVKTHLVHVYGKLGVDSRTAAVAVARQRGLIRR is encoded by the coding sequence GTGAGCCGGCCGGTGCGGCTGCTGCTCGCCGACGACCACCCGGTGGTCCGTTCCGGGCTGCGCGCCCTGCTGTCCACCGAGCCGGACCTCACCGTGGTCGCCGAGGCGGCCACCGCGCAGGAGGCGGTGGCGGTGTGCGCCCGCGAGCCGGTGGACGTGGTGCTGATGGACCTGCAGTTCGGCTCCGGCATGCAGGGCCCCGAGGCGACGGCGGCCATCGTCGCCCGCCCCGACGCGCCCCGGGTGCTGGTGCTCACCACGTACGACACCGAGGCGGACATCCTCGCCGCGGTCGAGGCCGGCGCCACCGGCTACCTGCTCAAGGACGCCCCGCCGGAGGAGCTGACCGCGGCGGTGCGCGCGGCGGCGGCCGGGCGGTCCGCGCTCGCCCCGGCGGTCGCCCACCGGCTGATCGACCGGGTGCGTTCGCCCGGGATCGCGTTGACGCCCCGGGAGAGCGAGGTGCTGCGCCTGGTCGCCGACGGACTGTCCAACCAGCAGATCAGCCGCCGGCTGCACCTGAGCCAGGCCACCGTCAAGACGCACCTGGTGCACGTCTACGGCAAGCTCGGCGTGGACTCGCGTACCGCCGCCGTCGCGGTGGCCCGGCAGCGGGGGCTGATCCGCCGCTGA
- a CDS encoding sensor histidine kinase yields MSTHPPVPPPRAARIGLYLLVAALLAVVAGRALAAAPPHRAGVLLGTAVLAGGWAVAAALPRSRRTTLGWLAALTVGWAGLLWLTPDAVWLAFPLFLLHLHLLPVRWGTVAVAATTAAAVGGVARHQGALTLGGVIGPVIGAAVAVATVLGYQALYRESERRRRLIEQLTATRADLAEAQHTAGVLAERERLAREIHDTLAQGLSSIQLLLRAAQRAMPERPDVVAGHVEQARRAAQDNLAEARRFVRALTPPALAARSLPEALRRLCDAGGGDAGPVVRFRLDGTPRPLPTRYEVALLRIAQSALANAVAHAHAGRVELTLSYLGRQVALDVVDDGVGFDPGAADGRGGGDGGFGLDAMRARAAELGGTLSVESAPGQGTAVAVGFTPPEPTAEVPG; encoded by the coding sequence GTGAGCACCCACCCGCCCGTCCCACCGCCGCGCGCGGCGCGGATCGGCCTGTACCTGCTGGTCGCCGCGCTACTCGCCGTGGTCGCGGGACGGGCGCTGGCCGCGGCGCCGCCGCACCGCGCCGGGGTGCTGCTCGGCACGGCCGTGCTGGCCGGCGGGTGGGCCGTCGCGGCGGCGCTGCCCCGCTCGCGTCGTACGACGCTCGGCTGGCTGGCCGCGCTGACCGTGGGCTGGGCGGGCCTGCTCTGGCTCACCCCGGACGCGGTGTGGCTGGCGTTCCCGCTGTTCCTGCTGCACCTGCACCTGTTGCCCGTCCGGTGGGGCACGGTCGCGGTGGCCGCCACCACGGCGGCGGCCGTCGGCGGGGTGGCCCGGCACCAGGGCGCGCTGACCCTCGGCGGGGTGATCGGTCCGGTCATCGGGGCCGCCGTGGCGGTCGCCACCGTGCTCGGCTACCAGGCGCTGTACCGGGAGAGCGAGCGCCGCCGCCGGTTGATCGAGCAGCTCACCGCCACCCGGGCCGACCTGGCCGAGGCCCAGCACACCGCAGGGGTGCTCGCCGAACGCGAACGCCTCGCCCGGGAGATCCACGACACCCTCGCCCAGGGGCTGTCCAGCATCCAGCTGCTGCTGCGCGCCGCGCAACGGGCGATGCCCGAGCGGCCGGACGTCGTCGCCGGCCACGTCGAGCAGGCCCGCCGGGCGGCGCAGGACAACCTGGCCGAGGCGCGGCGCTTCGTGCGGGCGCTCACCCCGCCCGCCCTGGCGGCCCGGTCGCTGCCCGAGGCGCTGCGCCGGCTCTGCGATGCCGGTGGCGGCGACGCCGGCCCGGTGGTGCGGTTCCGGCTCGACGGCACGCCGCGGCCACTGCCCACCCGGTACGAGGTGGCGCTGCTGCGGATCGCCCAGTCAGCGCTGGCCAACGCGGTCGCGCACGCCCACGCCGGGCGGGTGGAGCTGACCCTGAGCTACCTCGGCCGGCAGGTCGCGCTGGACGTGGTGGACGACGGCGTCGGCTTCGACCCGGGCGCCGCCGACGGCCGGGGCGGCGGCGACGGCGGGTTCGGCCTGGACGCGATGCGGGCCCGCGCGGCCGAGCTGGGCGGGACGCTGAGCGTGGAGTCCGCGCCCGGGCAGGGCACCGCCGTGGCGGTGGGCTTCACCCCGCCGGAGCCGACGGCGGAGGTGCCCGGGTGA
- a CDS encoding ABC transporter permease, translating into MFVAWRDLRYAKGRFALMGVVVTLMTLLVVLLSGLTAGLGRESTSAVTGLPADHLVFAVPDGDLSFTGSRVTDAQWRRWRAEPGVTAADPLGVATLRAGAGDRTAPLAAFGVPPGSALAPGGLGDGRVVLSRGAADALAAGPGATVTLGAVRLTVAAVAGDASYSHTPVVWTSLADWRRTAPGVPDDAATVLALTTTGNVRLDAVDREVGTRTVTRAAALSAIGSYTSENGSLQLMRGLLLVISALVVGAFFTVWTIQRAGDVAVLKALGAGTGHLLRDALGQALALLLAGTVAGTAVAVAVGAAAADRVPFALTAGSVLLPAVVTVLLGAVGAALAVRRVTAVDPLTALGSAR; encoded by the coding sequence ATGTTCGTCGCCTGGAGGGACCTGCGGTACGCCAAGGGTCGCTTCGCCCTGATGGGCGTCGTCGTCACCCTGATGACCCTGCTCGTGGTGCTGCTCTCCGGCCTGACCGCCGGGCTGGGCCGGGAGAGCACCTCGGCGGTCACCGGGCTCCCCGCCGACCACCTCGTCTTCGCCGTCCCCGACGGCGACCTCTCCTTCACCGGCTCCCGGGTCACCGACGCGCAGTGGCGACGCTGGCGCGCGGAACCCGGGGTCACCGCCGCCGACCCGCTCGGCGTCGCCACCCTGCGCGCCGGGGCGGGCGACCGGACGGCCCCGCTCGCCGCGTTCGGCGTACCCCCGGGTTCCGCCCTGGCCCCCGGCGGGCTCGGCGACGGACGGGTGGTGCTCTCCCGTGGCGCCGCCGACGCCCTGGCCGCCGGGCCGGGCGCGACCGTCACCCTCGGCGCGGTCCGGCTGACCGTGGCCGCCGTCGCCGGCGACGCCTCCTACAGCCACACCCCGGTCGTCTGGACCTCGCTGGCCGACTGGCGGCGCACCGCCCCCGGCGTCCCCGACGACGCCGCCACCGTGCTCGCGCTGACCACCACCGGCAACGTCCGCCTCGACGCCGTCGACCGGGAGGTGGGCACCCGGACCGTCACCCGCGCCGCGGCGCTGTCCGCGATCGGCTCCTACACCTCGGAGAACGGCTCGCTGCAACTGATGCGCGGGCTGCTGCTGGTGATCTCCGCGCTGGTCGTCGGCGCCTTCTTCACCGTCTGGACCATCCAGCGCGCCGGGGACGTGGCCGTGCTCAAGGCGCTCGGCGCCGGCACCGGTCACCTGCTGCGCGACGCGCTCGGGCAGGCCCTGGCGCTGCTGCTGGCCGGCACCGTGGCGGGCACCGCGGTCGCCGTGGCCGTCGGCGCGGCGGCGGCCGACCGGGTGCCGTTCGCGCTGACCGCCGGCTCGGTGCTGCTGCCGGCGGTGGTGACCGTCCTCCTCGGCGCCGTGGGCGCCGCCCTGGCCGTACGGCGGGTCACCGCCGTCGACCCGCTGACCGCACTGGGGAGCGCCCGATGA
- a CDS encoding ABC transporter ATP-binding protein: MSLDLSDVTLTYPDGDTRLTALDGVDLRVPAGTVTAVIGPSGSGKSSLLAVAATLIRPDRGRVVVAGVDTGRLDRAGAAALRRTRIGIVFQQSNLIASLTAAEQLQVMAHLAGRPVRPARARAERLLAGVGLAAQVDRRPHQLSGGQRQRVTIARALMNDPAVLLVDEPTSALDHDRGAAVLDLLVALTRERGTATVLVTHDRGHLDRVDRVVEMVDGRLAVPTG, encoded by the coding sequence ATGAGCCTCGACCTGTCCGACGTCACCCTGACCTACCCCGACGGCGACACCCGCCTCACCGCCCTGGACGGGGTCGACCTGCGCGTGCCCGCCGGCACCGTCACCGCCGTCATCGGCCCCTCCGGCTCCGGCAAGTCCAGCCTGCTGGCGGTCGCCGCCACCCTGATCCGCCCCGACCGGGGTCGGGTGGTCGTCGCCGGGGTGGACACCGGCCGGCTGGACCGGGCGGGCGCGGCGGCGCTGCGCCGGACCCGGATCGGCATCGTCTTCCAGCAGTCGAACCTGATCGCCTCGCTGACCGCCGCCGAGCAGCTGCAGGTGATGGCGCACCTCGCCGGCCGTCCGGTCCGCCCGGCCCGGGCCCGTGCCGAGCGGCTGCTGGCCGGCGTCGGGCTCGCCGCCCAGGTGGATCGCCGCCCGCACCAGCTCTCCGGCGGGCAGCGGCAGCGGGTGACCATCGCCCGGGCCCTGATGAACGACCCGGCGGTGCTGCTCGTCGACGAGCCCACCAGCGCCCTGGACCACGACCGGGGCGCGGCGGTGCTCGACCTGTTGGTCGCACTCACCCGCGAGCGCGGCACGGCCACCGTGCTGGTCACCCACGACCGGGGGCACCTGGACCGGGTCGACCGGGTGGTGGAGATGGTCGACGGCCGCCTCGCCGTGCCGACCGGCTGA